The Ostrinia nubilalis chromosome 24, ilOstNubi1.1, whole genome shotgun sequence DNA window GCTCCTATCTCGGCGCACAGGTCGCAAATGTCGTGCGTCATCATCGGCTCAACTCGGCCGTTTTTGTCCCTTTCTAATTATAATCTGTCCTTttctaaaactattttataataCTTACAGCACTGAAGGGGCAAGTGTCAGGAATGCCGAAGTGCTTTAGGTACTTGTAGTAGCCGCTCTCGGCTCCTATCTCGGCGCACAGGTCACAAATGTCGTGCGTCATCATCGGCTCAAATCGGCCGTTTTTGTCCCTTTCCTTATAATCTATCCTTttctaaaactattttataaaacttacaGCACTGAATGGGCAAGTGTCGGGAATGCCGAAGTGCTTGAGGTACTTGTAGTAGCCGCTCTCGGCTCCTATCTCGGCGCACAGGTCGCAAATGTCGTGCGTCATCATGGGCTCAACTGGGCCGTTTCTGTCCCTTTCTTTATAATCTGTCCTTAGGACAAGTGTCAGGAATGCCGAAGTGCTTTAGTTACTTATAGTAGCCGCTTTCGGCTCCTATCTCGGCGCACAGGTCGCAAATGTCGTGCGTCATCATCGGCTCAAGTCGGCCGTTTTTGTCCCTTTCTAATTATAATCTGTCCTTttctaaaactattttataataCTTACAGCACTGAAGGGGCAGGTGTCAGGAATGCCGAAGTGCTTGAGGTACTTGTAGTAGCCGCTCTCAGCTTCTATCTCGGCGCACAGGTCGCAAATTTCGTGTATCATCAACGGCTCAACTGGGCCGTTTTTGTCctttactaaattaaataaaacttacagCACTGAAAGGACAAGTGTCAGGAATCCCGAAGTGCTTGAGGTACTTTTAGTAGCCGCTTTCAGCTCCTATCTCGGCGCACAGGTCGCAAATGTCGTGCGTCATCATCGGCTCAACTCGGCCGTTTCTGTCCCTTtctactattttataaaacttacaGCACTGAAAGGACAAGTGTCAGGAATGCCGAAGTGCTTGAGGTACTTGTAGTAGCCGCTCTCGGCTCCTATCTCGGCGCACAGGTCGCAAATGTCGTGCGTCATCATCGGCTCAACTCGGCCGTTTTTGTGCCTTTCTAATTATAATCTGTCCTTatctaaaactattttataaaacttacaGCACTGAAGGGGCAAGTGTCAGGAATCCCGAAGTGCTTGAGGTACTTGTAGTACCCGCTCTCGGCTCCTATCTCGGCGCACAGGTCGCAAATGTCGTGCGTCATCATCGGCTCAACTCGGCCGTTTTTGTGCCTTTCTAATTATAATCTGTCCTTttctaaaactattttataaaacttacaGCACTGAAGGGGCAAGTGTCAGGAATCCCGAAGTGCTTGAGGTACTTGTAGTACCCGCTCTCGGCTCCTATCTCGGCGCACAGGTCGCAAATGTCGTGCGTCATCATCGGCTCAACTCGGCCGTTTTTGTCCCTTTCTACTATTAGTTCCacctgtaataaaaaataaaaatattttgatggattgacaaacaaaatataaaaaaaatacagaattaaaaattaaagaaatctGTGCTAATGCTAGACTGAGATATTCTAATTCTATAGGCTAGGGCGCTGATTACTAAAGTTCCACACTAAAGCTAACTCAAGTACGATTTTGAGCATTCTTAAAATACACATATGAACAATATTCATGTATGTGTGCACATCCAAGGCAAGTGTAGGCAAGGTCCCCAAAATTTGTAGTCAAGAAACTAATGACATGACAATTTTATGAGACCTATGAAGTCTTGAAGAGACCATTTTATTATGGTGGTTTGAAGTTATTTTAGGAATTTGGAGCacacattttttttacccgactgcgagACTCAAAGGAAGATAATGTGTTTAACAGCCTGCATTTTTATTCTGAACAACTTATCCGGTACACTAAATTTTTTAAAAACTCACCACAGTGCAAGGTTCGATTCCCTTCAAGAACTTGAAGGTGCCAGTCATGTAAGCGAACGTTTCGTTGTGCCTCTGCACCTCTACCCCTGAAGTATCGACGAACTCCTGGCTAGCGGCGTCGGAACACACATACACGGGCGAGTCGAAATTGAGGACCCATTCTTCTTGCTTGAAACAAAATGTTAGTAATTTCATGTGTTAAATAAGGAATGTggaaggtctatgttcagcagtggacgtcctatggctgaaaagatAATATGAAGTAAGAATAAAATGATAACTGcttactgatgatgatgatcacttATTGCTATTGGTTTGGTTGGCAAAACCTGATCATCATCGGCGAGCTACAGGAGGTCCACTgaataggtctcccccaatgatttccacgatTGACCGGTTGGAAGTGGCCTAATTTTAAAACAGCAGGCACCTGTCTCTCCTGCAGTCTTAGAATGTGCATTATGGTAACTTCGgaacattttatcgattttaaacAATAAGATTGTGGCGACACCGacgatacgccactacaaactgtgtaccaacagatggcgctgtcactactacactatggcacactccgtcgctcatacaaacctgcatcgcggtgacggagttttatatcctgccaagtatacagggtgtcccgtaatgtaacgtcaagccggaactgggtgttgaggcaagttatgccggttatcagaaaaatataaaaaaaaatctatgtgtcattttgtcaaaataataggcatttaaaaaaaaacaaaaaaatctactcccggtgacggtctttttactcgtgttgccacaaatcttcactttctccaaattttttttttgttatgtaaccctgaataatgcttctctaaattgttatcaaaattacaaaaccagctgctccagtttggatgaaaaaaatacattattcccaaaaaatttttcaaaataaaaattttgcctagtttaaattgactgtactgaaaaaaaattgtaccacgcgagtgtggcaagtgacgtcataatttggcgcatttagtaaggattccaaaatggtataacacttggtaaattcttattgcaattgtcgacaatttttggttttttggaaataatcccgtttttaactttatctaccttggttaaaaattattattctaatgtgcccaaaattcaagtttctggcttaagtgaggtggagaagccattttaaaaggtatgagcggaacggagagggccatcttaccaagcagggatgttatggatatccgtaaccgtaaccgaaaccatcggatatccgaaataaaaaaatatccataaccgtaaccgaaattgattcaaaagttacggatagtttcggataaaagcggagtcttaagggtacaattccaaactgcaaaactctatgaaatctgcagtatacacgccgcagctgcagtttgcggttgcagtttgcggtctgcggcacgtcttggaattgtaccttaaatcttaatatttgttaccaacttgtctggcattccctggcaccatctaatatgccagccaattttacctttatcatacataggtgtcgtcttagttggtacataaagtagctatgtgggtcacgcagcaacttgctatttgaattatacctacatttttgaaattctaataattccgtaaccgaaattatccgaaactttcggataatctgaaatgatttcatatccgtggccgtaaccgaaaccggtataatattattctaatatccgtaaccgtatccataaccgaaacttcatatccttattatccaataatgttaccaagtacaagtgcaggcagagcaggtagtaaaggcgtgtgcgcacgggtgacttctgtcacagtatgtcaactactaattactgtcatggtgacaaaagtttctgtgactgactgtacggtagtcagtcacagaaacttgaattttgggcacattacaataataatttttaaccaagttagatacagttaaaaacgggattatttccaaaaaaccaaaaattgtcgacaattacagcaagaatttaccaagtgttataccattttggaatccttactaaatgcgccaaattatgacgtcacttgccacactcgcgtagtacatttttttttcagtacagtcagtttaaactatgcaaaatttttattttgaaaatttttttgggaataatgtatttttttcatccaagctggagcagctggttttgtaattttgataacaatttagagaagcattattcagggttacataacaaaaaaaaatttggaaaaagtgaagatttgtggcaacacgagtaaaaggaccgtcacctggagtagaatttttagattttttttaaatgcctattattttgaaaatatgctacatagattttttttatatttttctgataaccagcacaacttgcctcaacacccagttccggcttgacgttacattacgggacaccctgtatagacaaaccaagatggtgtaaattggaccttggtccccgagcacaacacccgctcgaaaggaagcactaacatctagcttccttattgtggatgAACATCATATCCCAAAAGATCATACATTTATCGTCCGAAATCGACAAAATAATACGATAAGGTTTTATCGTGGTGACAATCCTTGCCGGGTTGGTCCGGGAAACTGGGAATTCTTGTGGTATTAGAAATTCCATATAATACATTAAAGTCACACATAGCGTCAATTGATTAGTGCAAAATATACAAGATTATAGCAAATACACTTACCGGGATATCCGGGAGGGCATCACTTAGACCCAACACCAAGGCAATTGCAGTACAATACGCTAACATCATCACTGCAATCAACACTCCTGAAAATTGACACGTATTTATAAATTACACACTTTATAAAACATGTATGGCGTGCAACATCtgataaaaatgtatgtaatacGTACCATGTATGTGTGATTAAAATCTGTGTAACTATTTCAAGAATTGAGTGTATTTGTACCGACTAAGTAGTAATTAGGGATGTTTTAACACAACAAATAATGCAGTACAATGAAACACTGATGCACTAAAAAAATAGAATTTAATTTGACCCTCTAGACggcaaaatgttaaaattacaatcacaacatttaattttcaggtAGAACTAGAAATTTTAGATCATCTAAACGTTGTTAGTTTCAGACATACGCTACATTGAAAGTTGAaatgaaaatcaaaacaaattaaataagtgttcaataaatttattaaaaaaaaatacaaaacaaaaaaacgcTCATCCATGCTTGCTATCCCAACGTTAAagattacaaaataaactagCAAATATCAGTGTTAACAAGTTTATATACATAAATATATAATCTATAGTGCTTAAAATTGCATGTGAGGAATAACAATGTTATTGGGGCACAACGCTATTGTGCGAGATAGTACTCTATAGAAACTAACGTTAGAAAAATGCTTATTAAATGTATTACCAAGCAATATTATTATGCTgccaaaataaaactaaaaatttcgAAAAATACATCGATACAAATACCTTCTATATAAAATACATCTTCGTTTTAACGCTAAGAGACCAATAATAGTGAAGCATAGTTCACTTCATAATCTAAAatagataatttaaatattccattttcaataatatatTACTTTTCAAGTCTTAAATTACATAACCTAATACTGAAAAAGTAACTTTTGACTCCGCAAGTGCACTAAATATTTATACCAACTCACATACACACGATATGTTAAAAATAGTTAAGACCTTAATAATGTAATCTAAATATCCAAGAGAAATATTTATTGCATGTACTCAAAGTTGGCACAAATACACAACAGGACAAACTTAACAGGGCCCCAAACCCGAACGCTTCCAAATAAATACTCTTAACGCTAGTCAAATCCATCAACTAAGTTCTACCTAATTTGGGACTCTGTTATACAAGCACcttaacaatattaaaaatatattaatcttCTCAGAGTTCAATCTATTCTATACTAAAATATAGCATCTTTTATCGTAAATTATGGAAGAATGCTTAAAACGTATCTGCATTGAAAACaagtatttgtaaataaatctaTTTGCGCTGTTACATACTAACGTTAGACTAGAGAAAACTAAAACATTCGTATAGATATATCTTTCGTAGGGGTTTCATAAATATAGCTCACTCTTAAACAACGCGCCGGCTCAAGGAGAAAACAACAAAAAACCTAAGTGCCACAGTAGACTGACTTGGCAAACCAGTAACTCATCTCTGCACAAGTGTACAGGTAAAAAATTCATTTGTGTAACAGCAACATCTAAAGCTATTCAAATCATCAACAGtctagaataaataaaatataaaatattacgtTTCAAATCCATAACAAAGTACATTAGCAGAATCAACAAATCATTTTTAATACAAGATAAGTTACTCTTACCTTTCCTACACTGTGGCCGAGCGAACAACCGTTCAAACAAAACCAAAATCGAACCATCGCTTCTTACCGGTTACATCTACGTCAcacaaaaacattaaaaccaAGTGACGTAGACAATTCGAGCCGATGAGCCGGCGCAAAGGAAAATCAACCTTAACACTAGACAATTAGTATCGGAATGCGACTGGCGCGTCTCCGTGTGCGAACTAAGCGAGCAACGTTTGTTTATATGCGTGTTTTAGAAATAATACAAGGTATTCGTTATCAAAACGTCGAAGAGGACGCGTCGATCGCTTCAGCATTCGGAAAATCAATGTACGGCCTCCTGAAAAGAAAAATGTCTGCTCAAAACACTTGCAACGAGTAAATATGCATCATCCGTGAAagagtaaggctgggttgcaccatcttactttaactttgacaaacggcaaaaaactgaccgtaaatataacgataaccggtgtttttgtatggattttgacaaagttaggtggtgcaactcagcctaagcgtttttatgtaaatatccgtctgctcgtttgcctcctgtcactcCTCAACCAGTCTGGCTGGCGTGGGAAGTACAGGCAAATTTTCCATAATGCCTCAGGTAAATTAGAGGTCCCACTTGATCCCACAGGTGCTGACATAACTCGAAAgattagcaaactgaagtgACAATGgtcagggcatatagtacgcagaactgacggccgataggccagcaaggttctagagtggagcccgcgtaccggaaaacgcagcgtgggacgttcacccacgaggtggaccgacgacatcgtaaaggtagcaggaaggcgctggacgcaggccgctaccaaccgggcaacatggaaagcattgggggaggcctatgttcagcaggaccagtggacgtcctatggctgagatgatgatgataactcgAGGGACCAACCATCTATTGAGGTATTTATGTATATAAGGTTGTGAGACTGAGAAGCACCTGGACACGGGCAGCACAGAAGATGTGGTCGATGTGGTAATCCTTGGGGACGCACAGCAGGCGCGGCTTGTCGTCGCGCGCCTCGTGCCGCGGGGCCGGGCGGGATTGGCCCGTGTGCCGCGCACACAGGGCGCCTACCTGCGTGGGCTCGACGCACAGCAGGCACGGCTTGTCGTCGCCTCGTGGCCGCGGGCCGGGCGGGACTGGCCCGTGTGCCGCGCACACAGGGCACCTACCTGCGTGGGCTCGGGcgaggcgggcgcgggcgggcggcgcggcggcgcgggctCGACGCACAGCAGGCGCGGCTTGTCGTCGCGCGCCTCGTCGCCggcggcgccgctgccgccgacCGACATCTGAGCGAGCGCGGCTATCACGCTGTCCATGTTGATAGTGGTCGCTGGCGCGCTGTCGCCTTCGCCCTGATGACaaaaatacagtaaaataaaactgacagccgatggggcagcaaggttctggagtggaagccacgtgccggaaagcgcagcgtaggacgtccactcacatggtggaccgacgacctcataaaggtagcaggaaggcgctggatgcaggccgccgccaccaaccggcctttgtgaaaatcattgggggaggactatgttcagcaatggacgtcttatggctgaaatgatgatgatgaaagtaagCCTAGACACATAGGTACCATCGATTTttaatcggccgatagttgaacccgattttaatttgtatgaaatcaAATCGGTgaaatgtgcgcacttccatacatgcccatactgattaactgcccgattTAACTATCGAGCGACAAAAAAactgtggtctgcgcctaggcttaaaccattttttttgtatagacgacaaactatttttttttttgcagtcGCCCCGACTTTGCAAaaaaatttcatcatcatttcaggacatccactgctgaacataggcctcccccaatacgaAGTTACACCTATTGCGACGAAATAATGTGCCACGGTGTTTACCTTGATGTACCGTCGTTCGTACAATAAACTAATTACCGTGGCATCTTATGGAGGTGTATTAGGTACTATAAGATATAAAATTACCTTTTGAGGTCCAGATTTGAAGAAGTGAAGATAGCAGAATCCACGGAATCCCTGTAATAAAAAAGCTCAAATTAGCGACAGAGAAACcttggtaaaataaaaaaatcattttcttTCCCCTACTATTTTGTACTCACGATCACAATACTATAATAAACTACATCTTATGCCACATTTGAGacaaaactataataataacaaatatcTTATACCTTCCAAACCATGATCTGTGGCTTGACACCGCGCTCTGACAGCGCTTGCTTCAGATCGCGCACTCGAGTGTTGGGACTGATGTTTGAAATCTGTAACAAAATAGATCAaactttaggctgagttgcaccacctaactttaaccataactatcgtcatagttaccgttgctttttgtatgaagtttgacagatttttgacgtttgtcaaagttaaataaagatggtgcaacccagccttaaactttTCTACATCAACAAGTATAGATGACGTCAATATTTTGCCACGCAATGAGGGTTACAGTATTTGAGCTTCAGTTGGCGCCGCCGACTGCCGAGTATACGTATTCAGAAACACtacaatgaggtctcacagtgcgcgtagacgcacagggtgacacacgaaccaatcacagagctatattcaacgctgtgcgtccgatttgctgcttcacttaagcaagcatcgtttgtgaatacgggcgacagtCTTGTCACTCAATAGTGCCTAAGACAGTGACGCCAACTGGTGAGTGTACTAATATCGTAGGTTATTATACTTGTCCAtcactgaaccgtcccagctatgacattaacatgagggcgctactatcataCTGGGTTATTAGTTCCAATATTTGCCACTTGACGTCGAATCGTTTGATTCTAAGAACAGTTTCGAATTATTGCTAGATTTTCAAACCTAATTGCAAAGGTCAGTGAACCTATTGTTCGTGATTAAATAATGACATAGATAGCCATCCAGGTTAATGGATgtgtattaaaaattataaaattcataaaattcatttatttttgcaaataggctttaaaaaagcgcttttacacgtcccaatattaaccctaccactgcttcgggacaataaatgggccagtgctgagaagaagcagcgcaagaaactcagtcactattgtcagcctccttttcaaggttttacagtctttaaaatatacaaattatagtcataagtattaatgcgagctaggtagttaaacattccaaacatttttatcctttatataatcatcaactttatagtagccctttttcattaaggtgcttttgatatgtgctttaaatttatgaatgggcaattctacaacagtttgtggtaatttattgaaaagtttaatacatttccccataaatgaattaccaatcttgtgcagtctgaaatttggaacggcaagtttatcactctttctagtaaattgctctatatttttgcgaacatataaaaggttttcataaatgaactgtgaagctactgtcagtatattaatctccttaaagaattctctcaaggaaaatcggggtccaaggttataaatggcccgcactgctctcttctgcagaacgaacacagtttcaatgtccgcagctgagccccacaacaatatgccgtatgacattatactatgaaaatagctaaaataaactagccttgccgtttcaatgtcagttaattgccttatctttctcactgcaaaagcagctgaactgagccttgctgacaaggtttcaatatgaggaccccactgaagtttagagtctaaagtgattcccaagaatgttgtggaacttatgctatttaatggttcattcttcaccatcaattgtgtgggaacctgcctcacattaggtaaggtaaatttaatgcacttagttttgtttgcatttaacaataagttgttaacagtaaaccaatgcaaaacctgtgagagtgtgtcatttatatcatcaaggtttactttacctctatcaactttgaaaatgagagatgtgtcatcagcaaataacacaatatcacatagatcttttacaaagtagggaaggtcattaatataaataagaaatagcaaaggtcccaatatcgatccctgtggcacacccatggtaagaggtgctccagaagactcagttccattaatacaaactttttgctttctgcctgtgagatacgagttcaacagatcaagtgcctcatccgaaacaccataatgtcgcaatttttttagtaaggtttggtggtctacacaatcaaacgcttttgaaaggtcacaaaaaataccaacagcgtcttttttactctcccaagcatcaaagacgtgtttcagtagtgctactccagcgtcagtagtacttctacctttggtaaaaccaaattgtttattgtgaagtaatttgttgaaaataaaatgagaaagaagttgatgaaatataattttctcaaaaattttgctaagtactggtaaaatagaaatcggccgaaaattagaggggtcacatttatcaccagccttaaacaatgggattattttacttaatttcattaaactaggaaagcaaccttgatcaatgcatgtgttaaaaatgaatgcaaggtgaggagctatggtgtcaataattgtcccaataatactgacagagattccccaaaggtcctcggtttttttcatattaacaGCTGGTTATTGCAAATAATACTAAATAGTTTTACGTCAAACGAATAGCTCGTAAATCGTGGGTATAAATTGCGGCTGTCAGCGTATGTGCCACAAGTTTTTACTGAACTAGAATTTCAATAATGACCGAgatgataatattatgtagcgGCTATGTAGACGGTATTATATTGCACACGATGTCCGAACTAGTGTCTTGTAATTCGgcatatttgttaaaatataatACAGACATCTCGCACGCGATCAGAAGTAGTTTTTTTCTGGGCAAAGCCAACTCGCATATGCTACATGGCAACTTCCAAGATTCCAGCAGAGAATAATAGGACCACTCCCACTCTTTCCGTGCTGTATAGTGAatagtttcttgcgctgcttcttctcagcactggcccatttggtgtcccgaagcagtggtaaggtTAAGTAATACTAGCCTGGCACGAGTAAATGAGCTTTTTGTAAGCTTATTTCCAAAATAAATGACTGAATTTATAGGCCTAGGATGTGCGCCACTATAAACTTTTATCGCCGCATTTTATCGATTATGTGTtctagttcttgcaactcacgaaggtgagtgagctttacttgtgtgtgtacgtgtagaCTGTAGATGCACATAacgaaaacttttgaaaaaccaacagtagcgagccaccacacatgtaaagcttacTCGCCTTCGTTAATTTTAACAACTATACCTTGACGGAGAAGTCAATGACCGGGCGTTGCCGCTTGGTGCGGCGCGGGCACCCTCCTTGCTCTCTTTGCCGGAGGATTTGTTGTTGTTGCGGCGGCTCTATCGACACTATGGACACTGAGCATCGTTGTTGCTTCCTCTTACCATCGACAGTGAGCTATCGAGCGGCATCCTGATGGATGTACTCGCTATAGTCACAATACattgaactgtcccacccgtgacattgacagggggtgccaccgtcaataccggatcgctggttccgatttgtgccatgttggaaactatagtctggtctgtgagcacgtagaattttgtccaatgaccctaagctacccatccttatcgctcgcgcgtaattatgttgctatcgcgctcgcacactcactgcgggtgccggTCGCACAGTCGCGCGGCGCGAGCGCGTCTCGGCGCCCTCCTTGCCGGAGGATTTGTTGCTGTTGAAGTCATCTTGCTATCGACACATCGACAGTGAGCTATCGAGCAACATCTCTAGTTACCTTGACGGAGAAGTCAATGACCGGGCGCTGCCGCTtggtgcggcgcgggcgcggctcgGCGCCCTCCTTGCCGGAGGATTTGTTGCTGTTGAAGTCATCTTGCTATCGACACATCGACAGTGAGCTATCGAGCAACATCTCTAGTTACCTTGACGGAGAAGTCAATGACCGGGCGCTGCCGCTtggtgcggcgcgggcgcggctcgGCGCCCTCCTTGCCGGAGGATTTGTTGCTGTTGAAGTCATCTTGCTATCGACACATCGACAGTGAGCTATCGAGCAACATCTCTAGTTACCTTGACGGAGAAGTCAATGACCGGGCGCTGCCGCTtggtgcggcgcgggcgcggctcgGCGCCCTCCTTGCCCTCTTTGCCTGAGGATTTGTTGCTTTTGCCGACGTCATCTTACTATCGACGGTGAGCTATTGAGCAACATCTCTATAGtatggtctgtgagcacgtagaattttgtccaatgaccccaagctacccatccttatcgctcgcgcgtaattatattgctgtcgcgactgtgcgacgcgcgcccgcagtgagtgtgc harbors:
- the LOC135083614 gene encoding uncharacterized protein LOC135083614, which codes for MMLAYCTAIALVLGLSDALPDIPQEEWVLNFDSPVYVCSDAASQEFVDTSGVEVQRHNETFAYMTGTFKFLKGIEPCTVVELIVERDKNGRVEPMMTHDICDLCAEIGAESGYYKYLKHFGIPDTCPFSAVSFIK